In the genome of Neofelis nebulosa isolate mNeoNeb1 chromosome 6, mNeoNeb1.pri, whole genome shotgun sequence, one region contains:
- the NOL7 gene encoding nucleolar protein 7 → MVQLRPRASRVPASAMVDEGQPASEEEEEEAEHGLLLGQPSSGAAAEPLEEDDEEGDDEFDDEAPEELTFASAQAEAREEERRVRESVRRDKTLLKEKRKRREELFIEQKKRKLLPDNILEKLTTAGQTNIKKSSGKLKEANLQKENEDCDKGSDSKKAKVQKVQSVGQNKSYLALRLKDQDLRDSRQQAAKAFIQNSLYGPGTNRTTVNKFLSLENKRLPVKKAAAQFLNNAWGTQKKQNAKRFKRRWMVRKMKTSKK, encoded by the exons ATGGTGCAGCTGCGGCCTCGCGCGTCCCGCGTCCCGGCGTCGGCGATGGTGGACGAGGGCCAGCCCGCCtccgaggaggaggaagaggaggcggAGCACGGCCTGTTGCTCGGGCAGCCCAGCAGCGGCGCGGCCGCGGAGCCGCTGGAGGAAGACGACGAGGAAGGGGACGACGAGTTTGACGACGAGGCCCCGGAGGAGCTGACTTTCGCCAGCGCCCAGGCGGAAGCACGAGAGGAGGAGCGGCGGGTTCGGGAGTCGGTGCGCAG gGACAAAACGCTcctgaaggagaagaggaagcGACGCGAGGAGCTGTTCATCGAACAAAAG AAAAGGAAACTCCTTCCGGATAACATTCTAGAGAAGTTAACTACAGCCGGACAGACTAA CATCAAGAAATCATCAGGAAAGTTGAAAGAAG CGAAtctgcagaaggaaaatgaagactgTGACAAAGGAAGTGATTCCAAGAAAGCTAAAGTACAAAAAGTACAGTCTGTCGG CCAGAATAAAAGCTACTTGGCTCTAAGGCTAAAAGATCAAGATCTGAGAGATTCAAGACAGCAAGCAGCAAAAGCCTTTATACAGAATTCTTTGTATGGTCCAGGAACCAACAGAACTACTG TAAATAAGTtcctgtctcttgaaaataagaGGTTACCAGTGAAAAAGGCTGCAGCCCAGTTTCTGAATAATGCTTGGG GaactcagaaaaaacaaaatgccaagaGGTTTAAAAGACGGTGGATGGTCAGAAAGATGAAAACTTCTAAGAAGTGA